The following are encoded together in the Chaetodon auriga isolate fChaAug3 chromosome 6, fChaAug3.hap1, whole genome shotgun sequence genome:
- the tle3a gene encoding transducin-like enhancer protein 3-A: MYPQGRHPAPHQPGQPGFKFTVAESCDRIKDEFQFLQAQYHSLKVEYDKLANEKTEMQRHYVMYYEMSYGLNIEMHKQTEIAKRLNAILAQIMPFLSQEHQQQVAQAVERAKQVTMTELNAIIGVRGLPNLPLTQQQLQAQHLSHATHGPPVQLPPHPSGLQPPGIPPVTGSGSGLLALGALGSQAHLPVKDEKNHHDLEHRENTNNSISPSESLRTSSEKHRSSSDYSLDSKKRKVEEKDSMSRYDSDGEKSDDLVVDVSNEDPATPRASPAHSPPENGIDKPRPPKKDTPNSPASVASSGSTPSSKAKELSHNDKSSTPGLKSNTPTPRNDAPTPGTSSTPGLRPILGKPPGMEALAAPALRTPLSIAGSYPTPFAMMGHHEMNGGLTSPGVYAGLHISPQMSAAAAAAYGRSPMGFDPHTHMRAPGLPASLTSISGGKPAYSFHVSADGQMQPVPFPPDALIGPGIPRHARQINTLSHGEVVCAVTISNPTRHVYTGGKGCVKIWDISQPGSKSPVSQLDCLNRDNYIRSCKLLPDGRTLIVGGEASTLTIWDLASQTPRIKAELTSSAPACYALAISPDAKVCFSCCSDGNIAVWDLHNQTLVRQFQGHTDGASCIDISHDGTKLWTGGLDNTVRSWDLREGRQLQQHDFTSQIFSLGYCPTGEWLAVGMESSNVEVLHHSKPDKYQLHLHESCVLSLKFAYCGKWFVSTGKDNLLNAWRTPYGASIFQSKESSSVLSCDISTDDKYIVTGSGDKKATVYEVIY; encoded by the exons ATGTATCCACAAGGCCGACATCCG GCTCCACATCAGCCCGGCCAGCCTGGCTTCAAATTCACCGTAGCCGAGTCTTGTGACAGGATTAAAGACGAATTTCAGTTCCTGCAAGCCCAGTATCACAG TCTTAAGGTGGAGTATGACAAACTGGCCAATGAGAAGACAGAGATGCAGCGCCACTATGTCATG tattATGAGATGTCCTACGGGCTGAACATAGAGATGCACAAACAG ACGGAGATTGCCAAACGGCTCAACGCAATTTTAGCTCAAATTATGCCTTTCCTGTCACAAGAG CACCAACAGCAGGTTGCTCAGGCAGTGGAGCGGGCTAAGCAGGTGACTATGACTGAGCTGAATGCCATCATCGGGGTACGTGGACTTCCCAATCTGCCTCTCACC cagcagcagctccaggcaCAGCACCTCTCCCATGCCACTCACGGGCCTCCGGTACAGCTGCCACCTCACCCCTCAGGCCTGCAGCCGCCCGGCATCCCCCCTGTGACGGGCTCCGGATCAGGCCTGCTGGCATTAGGTGCCCTGGGCAGCCAAGCCCACCTCCCAGTGAAGGATGAGAAGAACCACCATGATCTCGAGCACAGAG AGAACACG AATAACTCTATATCCCCATCAGAAAGCTTACGCACATCTAGTGAGAAGCACCGCAGCTCCTCTGACTACAGTTTGGACTCTAAGAAACGCAaagtggaggagaaggacagCATGAGCAGATAT gacagtgatggagagaaaagtgaTGACCTGGTGGTAGATGTGTCTAATGAG GACCCCGCCACTCCTCGAGCGAGCCCAGCCCACTCGCCACCTGAAAATGGGATTGATAAGCCCCGCCCTCCAAAGAAGGACACGCCCAACAGCCCTGCATCAGTGGCGTCCTCTGGAAGCACCCCTTCCTCCAAGGCCAAGGAGCTCAGTCAT AATGACAAATCCTCCACGCCTGGCCTCAAGTccaacacccccaccccccgcaATGACGCCCCCACCCCTGGCACCAGCTCCACTCCCGGGCTCAGACCCATCCTGGGCAAACCACCAGGCATGGAGGCTCTCG CAGCCCCAGCTTTGCGCACCCCTCTGTCCATTGCAGGCTCCTACCCTACCCCCTTCGCCATGATGGGTCATCATGAAATGAATGGAGGCCTGACTAGTCCTGGTGTGTATGCTGGTCTGCACATCTCCCCTCAGATgagcgctgcagcagctgcagcttatGGACGCTCCCCCATG GGATTCGATCCTCACACCCACATGAGAGCTCCAGGCCTTCCAGCCAGCCTGACGTCCATTTCTGGTGGCAAACC GGCTTACTCCTTCCACGTCAGCGCAGATGGTCAGATGCAGCCCGTGCCCTTCCCGCCCGACGCCCTGATCGGCCCGGGTATTCCACGCCACGCCCGTCAGATCAACACGCTGAGCCATGGCGAGGTGGTGTGCGCCGTTACCATTAGCAACCCCACACGTCATGTCTACACTGGTGGCAAAGGCTGTGTCAAAATCTGGGACATCAGCCAACCTGGCAGCAAGAGTCCCGTGTCCCAACTGGACTGTCTG AACAGGGATAACTACATCCGCTCCTGTAAGCTGTTGCCTGATGGCCGCACATTGATTGTTGGAGGTGAGGCCAGCACATTGACCATCTGGGATCTGGCTTCTCAGACACCCCGCATCAAGGCTGAGCTCACCTCCTCAGCCCCGGCATGCTACGCTTTGGCCATCAGCCCCGATGCCAAGgtctgcttctcctgctgcagtgatggaaacattgCCGTTTGGGACCTGCACAACCAGACTCTCGTTAG GCAGTTCCAGGGTCACACGGATGGAGCTAGCTGTATTGATATCTCCCATGATGGCACTAAGCTTTGGACAGGCGGTCTTGACAACACTGTTCGCTCCTGGGATCTGAGGGAGGGccgacagctgcagcagcatgactTCACTTCACAG ATCTTCTCCTTGGGCTACTGTCCGACTGGAGAGTGGCTCGCCGTGGGCATGGAGAGCAGCAACGTGGAGGTGCTCCACCACTCAAAGCCTGACAAATATCAGCTCCACCTGCACGAGAGCTGTGTCCTCTCCCTCAAGTTCGCCTACTGtg gtAAATGGTTCGTAAGCACTGGGAAGGACAATCTGTTGAATGCTTGGAGGACTCCTTATGGCGCCAGCATATTCCAG tccAAGGAATCCTCGTCTGTCCTGAGCTGTGACATCTCGACAGACGACAAGTATATTGTGACAGGCTCTGGTGACAAGAAGGCCACTGTGTATGAAGTGATCTACTAG